Proteins encoded by one window of Paenibacillus urinalis:
- a CDS encoding sigma-70 family RNA polymerase sigma factor yields MDIAALAGKAAEGDSDAFVKLVKQLEGSLYYMARSLLGKEEDIADAMQETILKAFKSIHTLREPKFFKTWIFRILINECNNIGSKRSRTIAYAEIPTTAASMGGYEMVDLRESVERLEEPQRMVIILHYFEDLPIRQVAKVLDVSESAVKMRLSRARDALQHSLPSIHEGKMRYGSI; encoded by the coding sequence GTGGATATAGCAGCATTAGCCGGGAAGGCTGCAGAAGGAGATTCCGATGCTTTTGTAAAGCTCGTGAAGCAGCTGGAAGGTTCACTTTATTATATGGCGAGATCCCTGCTGGGCAAGGAAGAAGATATTGCGGATGCCATGCAGGAAACGATACTAAAAGCTTTTAAATCCATTCATACGCTGCGGGAGCCGAAGTTCTTCAAGACTTGGATCTTTCGAATTCTGATTAATGAATGTAACAATATTGGATCCAAACGTTCCCGTACGATTGCCTACGCCGAAATTCCCACCACAGCTGCCTCCATGGGAGGCTATGAAATGGTAGATTTAAGAGAATCCGTAGAGCGACTTGAGGAGCCCCAGCGTATGGTGATCATTCTTCATTATTTTGAAGATCTTCCAATTCGTCAGGTAGCTAAGGTTCTCGATGTTTCCGAAAGCGCCGTAAAGATGCGGTTGTCCAGAGCACGTGACGCTCTGCAGCATAGTTTACCCAGTATACACGAAGGGAAGATGAGATATGGCAGCATTTAA
- a CDS encoding helix-turn-helix transcriptional regulator: protein MQGNGHIYFAAPPLPYYLESGVTEYAAGDQHPNRNNLGIFDLILVESGCLYIGEEGASWALTSGQTLLLLPDKHHYPVQQSTGHTRFYWVHFQAVGEWMQMEQEGFHMNQNAHYERFLTSPYMLHLHKSWTLPYPEQAYRLMNKLNAAATERQSRAFWTQQQTFEELLRLMDIRQNDAFAGPVIALAEQVESYIKNHYRSEITSTTLTAAFNFHYNYITRCMKQVYGVTPGEYLMKYRLEQAKLLLLQTEWPVAEIAVQVGFENIPYFSACFSRHIGVSPTRFRKQYTI from the coding sequence ATGCAAGGGAATGGACATATCTATTTCGCCGCGCCTCCCCTGCCCTACTATTTGGAAAGTGGTGTGACAGAATATGCAGCCGGCGACCAGCATCCGAACCGTAACAATCTCGGGATCTTTGATCTGATTCTTGTAGAATCAGGCTGTCTCTACATCGGGGAAGAAGGAGCAAGCTGGGCACTGACATCAGGGCAAACGCTGCTTCTGCTGCCGGACAAGCATCATTATCCTGTACAGCAGTCAACCGGGCATACCCGATTCTACTGGGTACACTTTCAAGCTGTAGGAGAGTGGATGCAGATGGAACAGGAAGGGTTCCATATGAATCAAAATGCACATTATGAGCGTTTCCTGACCTCACCCTACATGCTTCATCTGCACAAGTCCTGGACCCTGCCCTACCCTGAACAAGCCTATCGACTAATGAACAAGCTGAATGCAGCAGCAACAGAGCGCCAGTCCCGTGCATTTTGGACTCAGCAGCAGACCTTCGAGGAGCTTCTCCGATTGATGGATATACGTCAGAACGACGCCTTTGCAGGTCCGGTGATCGCGCTTGCGGAGCAAGTCGAGTCCTATATCAAGAACCATTACCGTTCCGAAATCACGAGCACTACGCTGACAGCCGCCTTCAATTTTCACTACAATTACATCACTCGCTGCATGAAGCAGGTATATGGAGTAACCCCTGGAGAGTACTTGATGAAATACCGCCTGGAGCAGGCGAAGCTGCTTCTACTGCAAACCGAATGGCCGGTTGCAGAGATTGCGGTTCAGGTCGGATTCGAGAATATCCCCTACTTCTCTGCCTGCTTCAGCCGGCATATCGGTGTGTCCCCTACGAGATTCCGTAAGCAATATACGATATGA
- a CDS encoding glycoside hydrolase family 127 protein, giving the protein MGQTAGMNRIKPVSMKQVSIKDDFWSYYIDLVRDVVVPYQWEAINDQVEGAERSGAVSNFKIAAGLQEGEFYGYVFQDTDVAKWLEAVAYLLINERNADLEQIADGMIDIIGDAQQSSGYLNTYFTIKEPDKKWTNLTECHELYTAGHMIEAGVAYYQATGKRKLLDICCHMADDIERVFGYGPDQIRGYDGHQEIELALVKLYEVTGEKKYLELSKYFIDERGQKPSFFEAEAERRGWTTIWSNNKLQLDEGYYQAHKPVREQDVARGHAVRVVYMLAGMADVARETGDASLFEACRKLWGNIVSKQMYVTGGIGSMAQGEAFSVDYDLPNDTVYSETCASIGLVFSAQRMLQLEPDSAYAEVMERALYNTVIAGMSRDGKRFFYVNPLEVNPKVCSGANHNYNHIKPVRQEWFGCACCPPNIARLLASLGEYIYSVQDKTVYTHLYIGGEAAIEVAGTKMVLKQDSSIPWEGKVSFEVEVDQSAEFGIALRMPQWAANVQVTVNGEAYDVTNKIVNGYAVIERVWESGDRVELVMEMPIKRVRSHPLIKGNAGKVALQRGPFVYCIEEADNGAQLQQLILPQDSELHVSDDPAIAGGIVAISGEALRMNMDQWGQALYQYDEPIPLKQAQIKFIPYYAWANRDMGEMSVWVKEQL; this is encoded by the coding sequence ATGGGACAAACTGCAGGGATGAATAGAATCAAACCGGTATCCATGAAGCAAGTAAGCATTAAGGATGACTTCTGGAGCTATTACATAGATTTAGTCAGGGATGTGGTGGTGCCCTATCAATGGGAAGCAATTAACGACCAGGTCGAAGGTGCAGAGCGAAGCGGGGCGGTGAGCAATTTTAAGATTGCTGCTGGTCTTCAGGAAGGGGAATTTTACGGCTATGTGTTTCAGGATACCGATGTGGCCAAATGGCTGGAGGCCGTCGCCTATCTCTTGATCAATGAGCGGAATGCGGATCTGGAGCAGATTGCAGACGGCATGATTGATATTATCGGAGATGCTCAGCAATCCAGCGGCTACCTGAACACCTACTTTACCATTAAAGAACCGGATAAGAAGTGGACGAATCTGACGGAATGCCATGAGCTGTACACAGCGGGTCATATGATCGAAGCAGGTGTGGCGTATTATCAGGCGACAGGCAAGCGCAAGCTGCTCGATATATGCTGCCATATGGCGGATGACATAGAGCGTGTATTCGGGTATGGTCCGGATCAGATTCGAGGTTACGACGGTCATCAGGAGATTGAGCTGGCACTGGTTAAGCTGTATGAAGTGACAGGAGAGAAGAAGTATCTTGAGCTAAGCAAGTACTTCATTGATGAGAGAGGACAGAAGCCAAGCTTCTTCGAGGCAGAAGCAGAGCGCAGGGGCTGGACCACCATCTGGAGTAATAACAAATTGCAGCTCGATGAGGGCTATTATCAGGCACACAAGCCGGTAAGAGAGCAGGATGTAGCAAGAGGTCATGCGGTACGTGTTGTATACATGCTTGCCGGTATGGCAGACGTTGCGCGTGAAACGGGAGATGCTTCACTATTTGAAGCTTGCCGCAAGCTATGGGGGAATATTGTTTCCAAGCAGATGTACGTCACGGGGGGCATTGGCTCTATGGCTCAGGGTGAGGCTTTCTCGGTCGATTATGATCTGCCGAATGATACGGTGTATTCCGAGACCTGTGCATCCATTGGTCTTGTGTTCAGCGCGCAGCGCATGCTGCAGCTGGAGCCTGACAGTGCTTACGCGGAAGTGATGGAGCGTGCACTCTACAACACCGTCATTGCCGGGATGTCGAGAGATGGCAAGCGCTTCTTCTATGTCAACCCGCTGGAGGTAAACCCTAAGGTGTGTAGCGGCGCAAACCACAATTACAACCATATCAAGCCGGTTCGTCAGGAGTGGTTCGGCTGTGCCTGCTGCCCGCCGAATATCGCAAGACTGCTGGCTTCGCTCGGTGAATATATTTATTCGGTGCAGGACAAGACCGTATATACCCATCTATACATCGGCGGTGAAGCTGCGATTGAAGTGGCGGGAACCAAGATGGTGCTGAAGCAGGATTCCAGTATTCCTTGGGAAGGCAAAGTCAGCTTCGAGGTGGAAGTAGATCAATCTGCAGAATTCGGTATCGCACTCCGTATGCCGCAGTGGGCAGCGAATGTACAGGTAACGGTTAATGGCGAGGCTTACGATGTGACAAACAAGATAGTGAATGGTTATGCGGTCATTGAACGTGTATGGGAATCAGGTGACCGGGTGGAGCTGGTGATGGAGATGCCGATTAAGCGCGTCAGAAGTCATCCGCTGATCAAAGGAAACGCGGGTAAGGTTGCACTCCAGCGCGGTCCATTCGTGTACTGTATTGAGGAAGCGGATAATGGGGCGCAGCTTCAGCAGCTGATCCTGCCGCAGGACAGCGAGCTTCATGTGAGCGATGATCCTGCCATTGCCGGAGGAATTGTAGCCATCTCAGGAGAAGCGCTGCGGATGAATATGGATCAATGGGGTCAAGCACTGTATCAATATGATGAGCCGATACCGCTGAAGCAGGCGCAAATCAAGTTCATTCCGTATTATGCCTGGGCGAATCGGGATATGGGCGAAATGTCCGTCTGGGTAAAGGAACAGCTATAG
- a CDS encoding MFS transporter, whose protein sequence is MWRIVFPALGMIAVTYALARLSFGLFLPNISDSLGLSESEGGIVGSTAYVSYSLALLISSFLIERAGQYKVNLIAGMTAVLGLLGIAASQSFLHLVISMLVAGLGSGLASPALSQMAQHTLSNKELDQGNTWINSGTSVGVILTGPVVLLFTEHWRLSYYFFSFIAVIVWIWNYLVIPSDQDKKSSTRSQTKWLSAINKAKYLIAASLVIGISSSIYWTFSRSFITSEYGFTTNESVVFWIILGIAGILGGFAGGFIQRLGLARSYRLLLVVMLTSILLLTIPNQVTVYISAGLFGSTYIFLTGLFIVWATRIFSILPALGVSLSFLALGIGQSLGSLIAGSTIEMTSYPFSFTLFAGLGIIALFIPVQQK, encoded by the coding sequence ATGTGGAGAATTGTTTTTCCTGCACTGGGAATGATTGCAGTGACCTATGCACTGGCTCGTTTAAGCTTTGGGCTATTTCTTCCCAATATATCCGATTCGTTAGGCTTAAGTGAGAGCGAAGGTGGGATTGTGGGATCAACAGCTTATGTATCCTATTCGTTGGCTCTGCTAATTTCTTCATTCTTAATTGAGAGAGCAGGACAGTATAAGGTGAATCTGATTGCTGGCATGACAGCGGTCTTGGGACTATTAGGCATTGCTGCATCACAATCTTTTTTACATTTAGTGATTAGTATGTTAGTAGCAGGCTTGGGAAGTGGATTGGCTTCACCTGCCTTAAGTCAGATGGCGCAGCATACGCTGTCCAATAAAGAGCTTGATCAAGGAAATACGTGGATCAATAGTGGAACCAGTGTTGGTGTTATTCTAACAGGACCTGTTGTATTGCTATTTACAGAGCACTGGCGGCTATCGTACTACTTCTTTTCATTCATCGCTGTCATCGTATGGATATGGAACTATTTAGTTATTCCGTCTGATCAAGATAAGAAGTCATCCACTCGTTCACAAACAAAATGGCTGTCGGCTATAAACAAGGCGAAATATTTGATTGCAGCGTCTCTTGTGATCGGTATTAGCTCGTCTATATATTGGACATTTTCCAGAAGCTTTATTACCAGTGAATATGGATTTACGACCAATGAGAGTGTTGTTTTCTGGATTATATTAGGTATAGCAGGCATATTGGGCGGATTTGCAGGGGGCTTCATACAAAGGCTGGGCTTGGCAAGGTCGTACCGACTACTTCTTGTTGTCATGCTGACTTCAATCCTGCTGCTTACGATTCCTAATCAGGTTACGGTTTACATTTCAGCCGGCTTGTTCGGGAGCACATATATCTTTCTTACAGGTTTATTTATTGTTTGGGCGACGAGAATCTTCAGCATCTTACCAGCATTAGGTGTCAGCTTATCTTTCTTAGCATTAGGAATCGGTCAGTCCCTGGGTTCTCTTATTGCCGGGAGCACGATAGAAATGACAAGCTACCCGTTTAGCTTCACACTATTTGCCGGCCTCGGTATTATTGCTCTATTCATTCCCGTACAGCAAAAGTAA
- a CDS encoding beta-galactosidase: MTQSTTAFSNVQVGVDYYPEHWDETMWEQDAALMQTTGVKLIRVAEFAWSRLEPEDGRFDFAWLDRAVDTFHRYGIQVVIGTPTNTPPRWLTSKHPDILPIQHNGDIVQPGVRGHRCFNSPSLLQYSIRIVSELAKHYSNHPAVCGWQIDNEYWLLECHCPSCNTRFREWAEARYASLKELNDAWGTVVWSGEYSDWSEITTPLGGTANQNPSFLLEYHRFQSDSALRFQRKQMEVIRQYAPGHFITHNFHSYPQKMDIHLIGAELDFASFDYYPNTSPDKTATGPYSGALSLDLTRGIKRRNFWIMEQLSGPPGCWFPNWRTPYPGFIRAFSWQTIARGADTVVHFRWRSAIQGAEQFWHGLIDHSNVPGRRFKEFADLCREVNSVAAQLEGTTLRNDAAILYSSDQLVALGNQKPVDGFDYYENIKAWHRALTKLGIGVDVIHTKEALEGYKILLVPHLYLLDEHLAGRIEQFAASGGTVILTHRSGVKDHLSVCHMQPLPALLSNCAGVVVSEYDPIGNDVHHIRTSDQKQFTSTQWNDLLEPVTAEAIAWYADDFYEGVPAVTRNRYGNGTVYYVGTQPDDAYMERLIQEAAEGADLPYYENLPEGVQLSVRQNETKAYLFVLNLSRQEAVIDLGYSYVSLLTAGKQPSTLVLPPYGVEILNISTPS, encoded by the coding sequence ATGACACAATCAACAACAGCTTTCTCAAACGTTCAAGTCGGTGTAGATTATTACCCTGAGCATTGGGATGAGACCATGTGGGAGCAGGATGCCGCGCTCATGCAGACGACAGGTGTGAAGCTCATTCGGGTTGCCGAGTTTGCTTGGAGTCGCCTTGAGCCTGAAGACGGTCGATTTGATTTTGCCTGGCTGGACCGTGCAGTCGATACCTTTCACCGCTACGGCATTCAAGTCGTTATTGGTACACCCACCAATACGCCGCCCCGCTGGCTTACTAGCAAGCATCCAGATATTCTGCCTATCCAGCACAACGGAGATATAGTTCAGCCTGGTGTCCGAGGGCATCGCTGCTTCAACAGCCCCTCCCTGCTCCAGTACAGTATCCGGATCGTCAGCGAGCTTGCCAAGCACTATTCTAACCACCCGGCGGTATGCGGCTGGCAGATTGATAATGAGTACTGGCTGCTGGAATGCCACTGCCCCTCCTGTAACACGAGGTTTCGAGAATGGGCAGAGGCAAGATATGCATCGCTCAAGGAACTGAATGATGCATGGGGAACGGTTGTGTGGAGCGGGGAGTACAGTGACTGGAGCGAGATCACTACTCCGCTCGGAGGGACAGCGAATCAGAACCCCTCCTTCCTGCTGGAGTATCACCGCTTTCAGTCCGATTCAGCACTTAGGTTCCAGCGTAAACAGATGGAGGTCATCCGTCAGTATGCTCCAGGACATTTCATTACTCACAACTTCCACAGCTATCCGCAGAAGATGGATATCCATCTCATCGGAGCAGAGCTGGACTTCGCTTCCTTCGACTATTATCCGAATACATCACCGGACAAGACAGCGACCGGACCTTACAGCGGAGCGTTATCCCTCGATCTGACCCGGGGCATTAAACGCCGCAACTTCTGGATTATGGAACAGCTCAGCGGACCTCCAGGTTGCTGGTTCCCGAATTGGCGTACGCCTTATCCCGGCTTTATTCGGGCCTTCTCCTGGCAGACGATTGCACGCGGAGCCGATACTGTCGTCCATTTTCGCTGGCGCAGCGCAATTCAGGGAGCTGAGCAATTCTGGCATGGACTCATTGATCACAGCAATGTACCCGGCAGAAGATTCAAGGAGTTTGCAGATCTATGCCGGGAAGTGAACTCCGTTGCTGCACAACTGGAAGGAACAACCCTGCGAAATGATGCAGCTATTCTATACTCAAGTGACCAGCTCGTTGCCCTTGGCAACCAGAAGCCCGTTGACGGATTCGACTATTATGAGAATATCAAAGCATGGCACAGAGCGTTAACGAAGCTTGGCATTGGCGTTGATGTTATCCATACGAAGGAAGCGCTGGAGGGATACAAAATTCTCCTTGTTCCTCATCTCTATCTTCTCGATGAACATCTAGCCGGACGAATTGAGCAATTTGCAGCAAGCGGCGGTACCGTCATATTGACACATCGCTCAGGGGTTAAAGACCATTTAAGCGTTTGTCACATGCAGCCCCTTCCGGCGCTGCTGTCTAATTGTGCGGGTGTTGTTGTCAGTGAGTACGATCCTATCGGAAATGATGTCCATCACATCCGGACAAGTGATCAGAAGCAGTTCACTTCTACACAGTGGAATGATCTGCTCGAACCGGTCACCGCAGAAGCCATCGCATGGTATGCGGATGATTTTTACGAAGGGGTACCTGCTGTGACAAGGAACCGCTACGGTAATGGGACAGTCTATTATGTAGGAACCCAGCCTGACGATGCTTACATGGAACGACTGATTCAAGAAGCTGCCGAGGGAGCCGATCTACCGTACTACGAGAATCTGCCAGAAGGCGTGCAATTGTCTGTACGCCAGAACGAGACGAAGGCCTATCTCTTCGTGCTTAATCTAAGCCGGCAGGAAGCTGTCATTGATCTCGGGTATTCCTATGTCAGCTTATTAACCGCTGGCAAGCAGCCTTCCACCTTAGTCCTGCCACCGTATGGGGTTGAGATACTAAATATCTCCACACCATCCTGA
- a CDS encoding NAD(P)/FAD-dependent oxidoreductase: MSEQLELYDVTIIGGGPAGMYTAFYSGMRDLKTKLIEAREELGGRILIYPEKMIWDVGGLTPTLGKDLIKQLSQQAMTFDPTIVLGQHITGLERQSDGTIILTSATGEQHWTKTVVMAIGYGILEMAKLEIEGADRYEVSNLHYTVQELEVFRGKRVLISGGGDSAVDWANALEPIAESLIVVHRRDQFGGHERNVVKMKESSCVVRTPYAIDSLHSANGTDINEVSIRHVESGEQERIEVDAVIVNHGMRYNFGPIREWGIEMGDWTCKVGSSMNTSIPGVFAAGDFVDFEGKVRLIAGTFTDAVSALNGAKLYIEPEADKYAYVSSHNAKFKEKNKQLGVVEQNEH; the protein is encoded by the coding sequence ATGAGCGAACAGCTTGAATTATATGATGTGACGATCATCGGCGGGGGCCCTGCCGGTATGTATACTGCTTTTTACAGCGGAATGAGAGATTTGAAGACGAAGCTGATTGAGGCTCGGGAAGAGCTGGGCGGCCGAATTCTGATCTACCCTGAGAAGATGATCTGGGATGTGGGCGGTTTAACCCCTACTCTCGGTAAAGACCTGATTAAGCAACTGTCTCAGCAGGCGATGACCTTTGATCCGACGATTGTACTCGGACAGCATATTACCGGGCTTGAGCGTCAATCGGACGGCACGATTATTCTGACATCAGCAACAGGCGAGCAGCACTGGACCAAGACCGTTGTCATGGCCATAGGCTATGGTATTCTCGAAATGGCGAAGCTCGAAATTGAAGGTGCAGACCGTTATGAAGTAAGCAATCTGCATTATACGGTACAGGAGCTGGAAGTATTCCGCGGCAAGCGTGTGCTTATCTCCGGCGGCGGTGATTCTGCCGTGGATTGGGCGAATGCGCTGGAGCCGATCGCAGAGAGTCTGATCGTCGTTCATCGGCGGGATCAGTTCGGCGGTCATGAGCGCAATGTGGTGAAGATGAAGGAATCCTCCTGTGTGGTGCGCACGCCTTATGCTATTGATTCACTGCACAGTGCGAACGGAACGGATATTAACGAAGTGAGCATCCGCCATGTGGAATCAGGTGAACAGGAACGGATCGAAGTCGATGCCGTCATCGTTAATCATGGGATGCGCTACAATTTTGGCCCGATTCGAGAATGGGGCATTGAAATGGGAGATTGGACATGTAAGGTTGGAAGCAGCATGAACACAAGCATTCCAGGTGTATTTGCTGCAGGTGATTTTGTTGATTTTGAAGGCAAGGTGCGTCTCATCGCAGGTACATTCACTGATGCCGTAAGTGCACTAAATGGAGCGAAGCTGTACATAGAGCCTGAAGCTGATAAATACGCCTACGTCTCCTCCCATAACGCGAAGTTCAAAGAGAAAAACAAGCAGCTTGGTGTTGTGGAGCAAAACGAACACTAA
- a CDS encoding response regulator transcription factor — protein sequence MNVLLVDDDYFVVAALEQKIDWSALSIDQVYTAYNIAQAREILLQQDIEIMVCDIEMPQGSGLELLAWIREENYAVQTIFLTNYADFNYAQKAIELQSFDYFLKPIAFDKLTLILSKAIYKVREQRRNESAIREGQLWQKNQRKMVEHFWRQLSTEKKNAPSSAALAEAIKEQSLPYQLSDPFLPLLISIYAYDQSLVIEDKDLFNYALHNVITELFHHPSFTVEAMIEVKDNHYFVILRWSSDEEAALIETACASFIQKANRFLKSDASCCIGVTAPLPELYQGIQNLLRMNEDIIKHRNQMLYLEQYPQAEGVKAAVYTAPDLTRLEEWLHKDDPVSFLNEAKRCLYDLIANGQGQILNSSVLRLFRLDMIQLVYSYLKSREIQAHKLYTGKTHDQLYAASLYSVEDMEKYIEYLVTTAAEYRRYAAQQDSVVEEIKQHIHKHCGDELTRNSLGEMVYLNPDYLARIFKKETGISLGAYIIQTRIRSARQLLESTSLSVYSIAGKVGYANYPYFSKLFKQDVGCTPSEYRKLRQEAATSM from the coding sequence ATGAATGTATTGCTAGTGGATGATGATTATTTTGTCGTTGCTGCACTAGAGCAGAAGATCGACTGGAGCGCTCTATCCATTGATCAGGTCTACACCGCCTACAATATAGCCCAAGCCAGAGAGATCTTGTTGCAGCAGGATATTGAGATTATGGTATGCGATATCGAGATGCCGCAAGGCAGCGGGCTTGAGCTTCTAGCCTGGATTCGGGAGGAGAACTATGCAGTCCAAACGATCTTCCTAACAAACTATGCCGACTTCAATTACGCGCAGAAGGCGATCGAGCTGCAAAGCTTTGACTATTTTCTGAAGCCGATTGCCTTTGACAAGCTCACGCTGATCCTGTCCAAAGCGATCTACAAGGTGCGGGAACAACGAAGGAATGAATCGGCTATTAGGGAGGGGCAGCTCTGGCAGAAAAACCAGCGCAAGATGGTGGAGCATTTCTGGAGACAGCTCAGCACCGAGAAGAAAAATGCCCCAAGCTCAGCAGCACTGGCTGAGGCGATCAAAGAGCAGAGTCTGCCATATCAGTTGTCCGACCCGTTCCTGCCTCTGCTGATATCCATCTATGCTTACGACCAGAGCCTTGTCATAGAAGACAAGGACTTGTTCAACTATGCGCTTCATAACGTAATCACGGAGCTGTTTCATCACCCCTCCTTCACCGTAGAAGCTATGATTGAGGTCAAAGATAATCACTATTTTGTCATCCTGAGATGGTCTTCAGATGAAGAAGCCGCTCTTATCGAAACGGCGTGTGCCTCCTTTATTCAAAAAGCAAACCGTTTCCTGAAATCCGATGCCTCGTGCTGCATCGGCGTAACCGCCCCCTTGCCAGAGCTGTACCAAGGAATACAGAATCTACTTCGCATGAATGAGGACATCATCAAGCACCGCAATCAAATGCTATATCTGGAGCAGTACCCTCAGGCAGAGGGAGTAAAGGCAGCCGTTTATACAGCGCCGGATTTGACACGGCTTGAAGAATGGCTGCATAAGGATGATCCGGTGTCGTTCTTGAATGAGGCGAAGCGCTGCCTGTATGACCTGATTGCGAACGGGCAAGGTCAAATCTTGAATTCTTCCGTACTTCGCCTGTTCCGATTAGACATGATTCAGCTCGTCTATTCCTATCTAAAGAGCAGAGAAATCCAGGCCCATAAGCTGTACACCGGAAAAACCCATGATCAGTTATACGCTGCGTCTCTCTATTCGGTAGAGGATATGGAGAAGTATATCGAGTACCTGGTTACAACGGCAGCAGAATACCGCCGTTATGCAGCACAGCAGGACTCCGTCGTCGAGGAGATCAAGCAGCATATTCATAAGCACTGCGGTGATGAGCTGACAAGGAACAGTTTGGGGGAAATGGTGTATCTGAACCCTGATTATTTGGCACGCATCTTCAAGAAGGAGACCGGCATATCGCTCGGCGCTTACATTATTCAGACCCGGATCAGAAGTGCACGTCAGCTGCTGGAGAGCACATCATTATCCGTCTATTCCATCGCCGGGAAGGTCGGCTACGCTAATTATCCCTATTTCTCCAAGCTGTTCAAGCAGGATGTCGGCTGCACTCCAAGCGAATATCGCAAGCTGAGGCAGGAAGCAGCCACCAGCATGTAG
- a CDS encoding cache domain-containing sensor histidine kinase: MDRVIKHTQRRSHPIRHYVKITLLITISTLLLDLAISMASISIVKQQSTRYLQDTADLYLTRINHDFDYINHYMGWTLANDDNIAALVPKRQSSDYDDFLEANDNLRKRYTELQKNYGPEYNFFYYSSDEKLLRNYAPMSITYPEYQELGQQLVSYTSDPNVYDKFYSNWTPILIQDKYYIINIVPYHEQYLMCLISADDLIAPLRQINLGKNGFSTLVDQDGRILSSPAADMEQSQESGFSFPFISGSRTTVSKAFTDSTINVKMFIEFGAFEKMMVAQLLILLLFVIVASSLIVVVLYFKGRVLKPIQQFSKNLSKMAESSEPLEFTSSPIIELSEAGLQYRNLIEQMKQIKIDMYEQELSKQQVQLEYMKMQIRPHFFLNCLTNIYSMAQMQMHKEIEYMALSTSSYFRYIFQNNDHFVRLGDEIEHVTTYLEIQKHRYRNAFTYEIKGSDGVQEMLLPPLVLQTFIENAVKYAVSRDNKLQIQLQLKQEMDSSGRILKIVIEDSGPGFPAEILEQLQAGQPLEMIQGHRIGIMNTLKRLESLYEGEARVDFSNQIYGGACIQLFLPQPLQA, translated from the coding sequence ATGGATAGGGTAATCAAGCATACGCAGCGCAGGTCACATCCCATCCGGCATTATGTCAAAATTACGCTTCTAATCACCATCTCCACTCTTCTGCTTGATCTCGCCATCAGCATGGCCTCGATCTCGATCGTTAAACAGCAGTCCACACGTTACCTCCAGGATACGGCCGATCTCTACCTGACAAGAATCAATCATGACTTTGATTATATCAATCATTATATGGGCTGGACGCTGGCCAACGACGACAACATTGCTGCATTAGTACCCAAGCGACAGAGCAGTGACTACGACGACTTCCTCGAAGCCAATGATAATCTGCGTAAACGCTACACAGAGCTGCAGAAGAACTACGGACCCGAGTACAATTTCTTCTATTATTCCAGCGATGAGAAGCTCCTCCGCAATTATGCGCCCATGAGCATCACTTATCCCGAGTACCAGGAGCTTGGACAGCAATTGGTCAGCTATACGAGCGATCCCAATGTCTATGACAAGTTCTATTCCAACTGGACGCCCATTCTCATCCAGGATAAGTACTATATCATCAATATCGTGCCTTATCATGAGCAATATCTGATGTGCCTTATTTCTGCAGATGATCTCATCGCGCCTCTAAGACAGATTAATTTAGGAAAGAACGGCTTCTCTACTCTGGTTGATCAGGACGGCAGAATCTTGTCCAGTCCTGCAGCAGATATGGAACAGAGTCAAGAATCCGGGTTCAGCTTTCCATTCATCTCGGGTTCACGGACGACCGTAAGCAAGGCATTCACCGATTCTACCATTAACGTGAAAATGTTCATTGAGTTCGGCGCATTCGAGAAAATGATGGTCGCCCAGCTCCTGATCCTGCTCCTGTTCGTTATTGTGGCGTCCTCTCTGATCGTTGTCGTTCTGTATTTCAAGGGCAGAGTGCTGAAGCCAATCCAGCAATTCTCCAAGAATCTCTCGAAGATGGCAGAGTCCAGCGAGCCGCTGGAATTCACCAGCAGCCCCATCATTGAGCTGTCAGAAGCAGGATTACAGTACAGAAATCTCATCGAGCAAATGAAACAGATCAAGATCGATATGTATGAACAGGAGCTGTCCAAGCAGCAGGTGCAGCTTGAATATATGAAAATGCAGATCAGACCGCACTTTTTTCTCAACTGCCTCACCAACATCTACAGTATGGCCCAAATGCAAATGCACAAGGAGATCGAATATATGGCCCTCTCCACCTCCTCGTACTTCCGGTATATTTTCCAGAATAACGATCACTTTGTACGGCTTGGAGACGAGATTGAGCATGTCACAACTTATCTTGAAATCCAAAAGCACCGGTATCGGAATGCCTTCACCTACGAAATTAAGGGGAGCGACGGCGTCCAGGAGATGTTGCTGCCTCCACTCGTGCTTCAGACCTTCATAGAGAATGCGGTGAAATATGCCGTATCGAGAGATAACAAGCTGCAGATTCAGCTGCAATTGAAACAGGAGATGGATAGCAGCGGCCGTATCCTGAAGATTGTAATTGAAGATTCAGGACCCGGATTTCCCGCAGAAATTCTGGAGCAGCTTCAGGCTGGTCAGCCGCTTGAGATGATTCAAGGACACAGAATTGGAATTATGAACACGCTGAAGCGGCTGGAGTCGCTGTACGAGGGAGAAGCCCGGGTGGATTTTTCAAATCAGATCTATGGTGGTGCCTGTATTCAGCTGTTTCTGCCACAGCCTCTGCAAGCCTAA